The genomic interval TATTCATTATCACATTAATTATGAATCGCTCACTGAGAATGCGTGCACATTCACCTGAAAGCGGTAAAATTAAATGGTTCTACTTTATTGGTGGAATTTTAGGAGTTGTATTTGTGACAGCTAATATTATTTTAATGCCGCATCTAGGTGCTGCTTTAACAACAATTATCGCGATGCTTGGGCAAATGATGATGGGTGTCTTAATTGATCACTTTGCTTTACTTGGAGCACCGCGCAATCGCATTTCAGTGCGTAAATGCGTTGGTATCATATGTATCATTATTGGAATTGTTATCCTAAGATTATTCTAGGATCCAATTCCTATTTTTTTATCGAAAATAGAGGTAAATTTATATGTTGCACAAATCATAACATCACTGTATAATAATATTAAAATAAAATATTATGAGGTGATTTATCTTTGAAAAACTCTCTCCGGTTGATAGTGCTAATATCTATCCTCTTATTAACACTTATCACCGTCGGAATCTATGCCGTCTTCCGACATCAATATCTCCAGGCACAAAAGCATCCTAAGACATACACTGTCACATATAACCAACCTCTCACTTTTATCGGGGAACAACAAGCACAATATACACAAACGCTTATATACCACCCTGAAAATGGTAAAATTCATGACTGGTTTATTCAGTCAGGTAAAGTTGTAAAAAGGAATACCCCTGTTTTGGAATATTATAATTTTAAAGCAGAACAGAAATTGACAGCTCTGCGCAAGCAACTTATTGTCCTTGATCAAAAATCTGATCAATCGTCTCTTCGTACTTTTTTAGAAAAGCAGTTTTATCTCACCCAAACAAAACTCAGAATACAAGAAAACAGTATATTCGAAGGCACGTTGCATATTGTTGAGCCTTATCCCTCACTAAATAATGAAGTTTTCGCTAAAATTTACAGCCATAAGAGAATTATTCAATGTACCATTGATGAAAAAATACGTCATCAACTAAAAAACAATCAAGAAGTCGATATACAACCTCATTTTGGCAAATCATTTAAAGGAAAAATTATTAAAATTGATACCTTTCCTGCAATGTCTTCAACCAAATCAGACACTTCAGCTAAATACAAAGTTGCAATTTCTACTGATGCAACTTATCCACTAGGCACACATTTTAAAATTTCCATTCCCACCCGCCTGATTTCTTTACCAAAAGATGTTCTGTATGATAAAAATTCGGTTATAATAAAAAAAGATAAGAAAATGGTTAAAAGAATTATTAAATATCGGGTAAAATCGGGTATGGTTATTATTAGTGAGGGATTAATACCGGGCGAAAAGGTTATTGCCCAATCAAAAAACTTCACGTTTAACTAATGATTTTATATAATTATCCTATGTAATTACGTTTACAAGCAAAAATCAGAATCTAATTATTTAATTTCTCATAATTCAAATGATGTTCAATAAGTTAAGTGCTTAAAATGGTAACTTTTTAAAAGTACATCTTTACGAAAAAACTATACTTTTATAATGTTTTTTTGTTTACATTTCATTTTTATTTAGTTATAATTAAATAAATAATAGAGACTTGAATATTTTAATATGCCTTTCGAGCCTCATATTATGTATATTAGTGTTAATAAATGCTTGCTTGTGAGCGTTATTAATAAATATAGGGAACTGTTATAATAAGGGAGGATTACGCATGGCCGTTTCTAAAATTAAAAATTCATCTGACTTACTAGCTATGGTAACTTATGCAGATAAAATGAAAAGTATCATCAAGAAAGAATTCTCAATCAGCTTTGAAGAGTTTGCTGTTTTAACTTTCATCAGCCAATCTGATGATAGCGAATACTATCTTAAAGATATTATCAACCACTTAAACTACAAACAACCACAAGTTGTTAAAGCAGTAAAAAATCTTTCTCAAGAAGATTACTTCGATAAAAAACGTAACGAACAAGATGAAAGAACAGTTTTAATTTTAGTTAATAGTAAACAACGCGATAAAATTAATGAGTTGTTAAACAGAATTAACGAACGCATTGTAAAAGCTAACAAAGAAGTTAAAATCTAATTCTATTTTATGGGGACTTTCAACTATTGATTGAAAGTCTTTTTTATATACAAACGAGGTCGAAATCAACTAAAACCAGTTGAATTTCGACCTCGTTTTATTTATCCCTTGTGGATAGTCTAATAGAATAATAAATAATTACAGCTAAAATCAATACCCAAATAATTACTGTACCTATTTGTGCTGCATTAGGATTTACAATAACTGCATCAATCGTTTTTTGTGTTAATAATAAACCTATACCTGTAAACTCTAACCGTTTAAAATATAATCCAGCAATACTAATGATTATTCCTGCAAAAAATACAAATATATGAGCATACTTTGTAACAACAAATACACCTAAATCAATATTGAACGCATGTAATCCCACTAATATTGCAGCGATGATAATAATCATCCATCCTAATAATACTTCGATGCGATTACTATAGAGATAATTTTTCTTCACAATTCTGAAGTAAATCATCACAGTTGCGGGCAATACAAGCAGACAATAAATAATTGATAATCCTGTTGCTGCTTGAAATGGAACAAACTGCTTATCATACAAATACGAAATCAAAAGAAAGTTTACGATAAAAAACAAAATCGGATTGAGTTGAAGACCGAATAAGTTACGTTGTATTGTCAAAATTATTTCAGCTGGCGATTTACGACGATATTCAATATAATCCTCATCTTTTGCTTCTGATTTATGCAGATCTTCTCTTAAATTTTCTTTAATATCATCAATCATATTAGGAGATAGGCCTTTATAATTAAAATAATCACCTATATTTTCCAATAAAATTTTATCATTCGGTCGCATAAAGCATCTCCTTTTAGTTTGCTATCTCTATCAATTTATCATTTCACAGATATTTTTTCTACTTTAGAAATTAAAAAGAGTTGCTGATTTCTATTTAATCAGCAACTCTTACTATTATTTATTATTTTTCGATATCAATGCGATAAAGTTTTAAGTTTCTATCTTTTGGAGATTCTGTACCAAATTGATATGTTGTTTTTCCATCTTTAATGTAACCGAAATTGCCAGTTCTATCATCAAAATGATAGCGCCATTTCACAGTATTTCCTAATTGATTACGCACTTCTTTGAATGTAGGACCGTCAGGTTTATTGTATCCCATAGAAATACCTGTGATTACACCATTATCTTTTTTACCATTGGCTGTAACAATCATTAAACCTTTAGCCGTTTTGAATTCATAATAGTGTTCAGTCTTATCAGGTTTGTATGAATATCCAGTCGCTTTTTGTTTTTTTAGAACATCTTGGATATTTTGACCTAATTTTACACCCTCAAGTGATTGATCACCATGATGGATTTGTTGAACATTTTGAATGGTATTGCCAGATGCTGCATCTGCTTGGCTGACACCTAAACCAGTGATAACTGTTGCAGAAACGATAGCTGCTGATAATATTTTTTTCATAAGCACTAACTCCTTTGTAATCTATATTTCTGTATCTCGTGCTTTACTTAATTTTACTATACCCTGAAATAGTATTACAGTAATCAGTCTGAAGTTGTAACTTTTTGTAATATTTTTCAATTTTGTGTCATTTCATTAATCTTTCGATAATGATTAAAATTAATATTATTTATTTGAATTATGAAGTCTTTTTTGCTCATCTTCCATTACTTCCTTAACATTGAAGAAAGCTGTAATCACTTCTAAAAATCCTCTCATTTCTTCAGCCATTGGATATAAACCAGATTGTTTAAAAGTTTCTAATTGCGCGTCTGGAATTTCATGTAAAAATGTTTCGATATCTTCTGATGTAGAACGCTCGTCATATTTACCTGCTATGATTAATGTCGGCGCTTTAATTTCATTTAATTCTAAACCGATATAATCTCTCTTAAATGATTGTTCTACAGCATCTTTTTCATAATCTGTCATAAGCCCGGTTGTATCTGCAACATTTTTCGAGAATTTTTTTATTTTTTTCAATGAACCATAAGTATGTTTATCTAAAAATTTCTCTTGTTTTTCATCTTCCCAAGTTCTGATTTTATCAGCATATTTTTTAAATAAACGTTCAGCTGGCAATTCTTTTTGAACCTTTGTCGGATTAACTAATACAAGTGCATCAGTATATTCTGGGTGTTTAACTGCAAAATCTGCCGCAATAGAACTGCCTAATTCTTGTCCGATAAAAAAAGCATGGCGAATGTATAAAAAATCCATCAATTCTTTAATGTCTGAAGCATAAGTTTCAAAATTAATATGCAACGGTTTATCAGAAAATCCGTGCCCACGTAAATCAATTAATACAATTTGGTATGAACTTGATAATTTTTCAGCAATTTGATTAAAGATTGAATAATTTTCAAATGCCGAATGTATCATCACAATAGGTTGGCCGCTTCCCATCGTTTCGTAATTAAGCGCCGTATCATCTTTCGTCGTATATAGTTCCATTTGCCTCTTCACTCTCCTCAGGATTAGGTGCTACGTCTGGAAGTATCTCCAATAATTCTTCAAGTGTTGAAATCTCATAATCCACTTCATGTTCTTCAGGTGCTAACTCAACTTCTTCATCTTCATGGTTAAACCACACACTTACCATACCCATCGCTCTTGCAGGGGCTACATCATTCAACGCATCATCACCGACATACATCACTTCTTCAGCTTTGACCCCTAATTGCTCAATGATATCTTCAAAAATTCTAGGGTGCGGTTTTCTATAACCCACCATTTCAGATGTAGACAAAAAGTTGATATAAGACAAAATGCCTAAGCTGTCTAAACGATATTGTTTAATATGCGATTTGCCGTTTGCAATGACACCTATCAAGTAACCTCGCTGCACTAAACGCTCTAATGTATATTGTGTGTCATGATAAGGGAAAACATAACGATAAAAATGCATCTCAAAATCAGAGAATAAATCTTTCCAAGATAAACGGTCAATATGGAATCGCTTAATAATCGCTTTATACAATTCAGGTTTATCATGATCTTCATCATCATCTAATTCAATAAACTGCTTTTTAAAATCTTGTGCTTGAATATGTACAAAGTAGTCATGAAAACGCTCATACTGCTCTTCTATAAATTTATCTCTCGATTTTTTACGATCCAACAATGTACCTTCTAAGTCAAAGACAACTGCTTTAATTCCTTCTAAACTCATAGCTTCTTCTCTCCTATAAATTGCGTGCATGAGCATGCTTTAATCTTTTATTTTCTCTTTTTAAAAAAGATTAACCCTTCTAACGCGGCTGTGTCGCTATTAAATACCCCAAAACCGGAATACCTAATAATGCGAGAATAATACTTGCTGGTATTTCAGTCGGCACAAGAAGCTGTGCTCCTAAACTATCCGCTAATACCATAACTGTTCCCCCAATCATACCATTTAACAACAGTTGACCGCCAAGTTTAAAGCGATAAGTTCTGCGTATCAGTTGAGGT from Staphylococcus condimenti carries:
- the sarA gene encoding global transcriptional regulator SarA codes for the protein MAVSKIKNSSDLLAMVTYADKMKSIIKKEFSISFEEFAVLTFISQSDDSEYYLKDIINHLNYKQPQVVKAVKNLSQEDYFDKKRNEQDERTVLILVNSKQRDKINELLNRINERIVKANKEVKI
- a CDS encoding SA0570 family protein → MKKILSAAIVSATVITGLGVSQADAASGNTIQNVQQIHHGDQSLEGVKLGQNIQDVLKKQKATGYSYKPDKTEHYYEFKTAKGLMIVTANGKKDNGVITGISMGYNKPDGPTFKEVRNQLGNTVKWRYHFDDRTGNFGYIKDGKTTYQFGTESPKDRNLKLYRIDIEK
- a CDS encoding HAD family hydrolase; this encodes MSLEGIKAVVFDLEGTLLDRKKSRDKFIEEQYERFHDYFVHIQAQDFKKQFIELDDDEDHDKPELYKAIIKRFHIDRLSWKDLFSDFEMHFYRYVFPYHDTQYTLERLVQRGYLIGVIANGKSHIKQYRLDSLGILSYINFLSTSEMVGYRKPHPRIFEDIIEQLGVKAEEVMYVGDDALNDVAPARAMGMVSVWFNHEDEEVELAPEEHEVDYEISTLEELLEILPDVAPNPEESEEANGTIYDER
- a CDS encoding alpha/beta fold hydrolase, with the protein product MELYTTKDDTALNYETMGSGQPIVMIHSAFENYSIFNQIAEKLSSSYQIVLIDLRGHGFSDKPLHINFETYASDIKELMDFLYIRHAFFIGQELGSSIAADFAVKHPEYTDALVLVNPTKVQKELPAERLFKKYADKIRTWEDEKQEKFLDKHTYGSLKKIKKFSKNVADTTGLMTDYEKDAVEQSFKRDYIGLELNEIKAPTLIIAGKYDERSTSEDIETFLHEIPDAQLETFKQSGLYPMAEEMRGFLEVITAFFNVKEVMEDEQKRLHNSNK